A window of the Methanoregula sp. genome harbors these coding sequences:
- a CDS encoding anaerobic ribonucleoside-triphosphate reductase activating protein — MNFGGFVSLSTIDWRGKAVCTVFLRGCPLRCTYCQNENIQAGEDYRDIDEINSMIKTSSPFISGVVFSGGEPTLQKDALIALARYSKKVNLCVGIQSNGYFPETIEALIINGLLDKVAIDYKTTWEGYSGTTEGYCHLSKENYERNVQKSIRICKKALEKKQLTEFEVVFTIFYENQEHIRQISEKIGDVSIVLQQGEHKIPVIRNATPDMTNGEYICKKLTQQNKHPPLKLNEIKEIADSLKKTVRIRTREVGEISYNWRNIL, encoded by the coding sequence GTGAACTTTGGAGGATTTGTTTCTCTCTCGACAATTGACTGGCGGGGAAAGGCAGTCTGCACAGTTTTTTTGCGGGGTTGTCCGTTACGATGTACTTACTGTCAGAATGAAAATATTCAAGCGGGTGAAGATTATCGCGATATTGATGAGATCAATAGCATGATTAAAACTTCCTCGCCATTCATTAGCGGCGTTGTCTTTTCCGGAGGCGAACCAACGTTACAAAAAGATGCTTTGATCGCATTGGCCCGTTATTCAAAAAAAGTCAACCTGTGTGTCGGAATCCAGAGCAATGGATATTTTCCTGAAACTATTGAAGCATTAATTATTAACGGGTTGCTGGATAAAGTCGCAATTGATTACAAAACGACCTGGGAAGGATATTCAGGTACAACAGAGGGCTATTGCCATCTGTCAAAAGAAAATTACGAAAGAAATGTCCAAAAATCTATCCGAATCTGCAAAAAGGCACTTGAAAAAAAACAATTAACTGAGTTTGAAGTAGTGTTTACCATATTTTATGAGAATCAAGAACATATCCGACAAATCTCCGAAAAAATCGGAGATGTATCTATTGTTCTTCAGCAGGGTGAACATAAAATACCAGTAATACGCAATGCAACTCCTGATATGACCAATGGGGAATATATCTGCAAAAAACTAACACAACAGAACAAACACCCCCCACTCAAACTAAATGAAATTAAAGAAATTGCAGACTCTCTGAAAAAAACAGTTCGGATAAGGACACGAGAGGTTGGGGAAATATCTTATAACTGGAGAAATATCCTGTGA
- a CDS encoding AAA family ATPase, which produces MKVIGVVGLPASGKGEFSKIAADAGIPVIVMGDMIRAAVLKAGLEPTDANFGATANRLRAEGGMDAVAALCVPEILRQTAPLVLVDGIRGDAEVRLFRKHFSGFTLIRIDSSFEKRLDRIRARGRSDDFVQAESLRNRDEREIGWGLGNALAEADISIANEGSLGDFSTAVTSVLDSLRRDP; this is translated from the coding sequence GTGAAAGTTATCGGAGTCGTCGGGCTGCCAGCAAGCGGCAAAGGTGAATTCTCAAAGATTGCCGCAGATGCCGGGATCCCCGTCATAGTCATGGGCGATATGATCCGGGCTGCGGTTCTTAAAGCGGGACTTGAACCCACGGATGCTAATTTCGGGGCAACCGCAAACAGGCTTCGTGCTGAGGGGGGTATGGATGCAGTTGCTGCATTGTGCGTGCCCGAGATACTGCGTCAGACCGCTCCTTTGGTGCTTGTCGACGGGATCCGTGGCGATGCTGAAGTGAGATTGTTCCGGAAGCACTTTTCCGGTTTTACCCTCATCAGAATCGATTCCTCCTTTGAAAAACGGCTGGACCGGATCAGGGCACGTGGCCGCTCTGATGATTTTGTTCAGGCTGAATCCCTGCGTAACCGCGATGAGCGCGAGATCGGCTGGGGGTTAGGAAACGCGCTTGCCGAGGCAGATATCAGCATAGCTAACGAAGGCAGTTTGGGGGATTTCTCCACCGCTGTAACATCCGTCCTTGACTCACTGAGACGTGATCCATGA
- a CDS encoding sugar phosphate isomerase/epimerase family protein: protein MSLKPYFSSSSKVWDDISWVYGIEDAGYDGWEIVADGNYNLDNPECFKKIEGMIASTHLGVTVHAPFGDLNLATLNDPIWRESIRQICTCITHASAFTDRITIHPGYLSPVGKLMPQKVWDLQKEALRQIGKCAAEHSVLACVENMIGVKEFLCQLPEELIGMTDGIEGIGMTFDFGHANTLGKVNSFLPYVNKASHIHIHDNHGMSDEHLALGDGTISWSSIGKTIAENYSGVVVIEGRSIEEAKKSIAVFRKCFS, encoded by the coding sequence ATGAGCCTCAAACCGTATTTTTCTTCATCATCAAAAGTCTGGGATGATATCTCCTGGGTATACGGGATCGAAGATGCCGGATATGACGGGTGGGAGATCGTAGCTGATGGCAACTATAACCTTGATAATCCCGAATGTTTCAAAAAAATAGAAGGTATGATTGCGAGTACACATCTTGGCGTTACCGTACATGCCCCCTTTGGGGATCTGAACCTTGCTACCTTGAATGATCCCATCTGGCGCGAATCGATACGGCAGATATGCACGTGTATAACCCATGCGTCTGCTTTCACCGACCGGATTACTATCCATCCGGGCTATCTCTCTCCGGTTGGAAAACTGATGCCACAAAAAGTCTGGGATCTCCAGAAAGAGGCGCTCCGGCAGATAGGAAAATGTGCAGCAGAACATTCTGTCCTTGCATGTGTTGAAAATATGATTGGGGTAAAAGAGTTCCTCTGCCAGCTTCCCGAAGAATTGATTGGTATGACGGACGGTATTGAGGGAATAGGCATGACCTTTGATTTCGGTCATGCGAATACACTGGGCAAAGTGAACAGTTTCCTGCCTTATGTAAACAAAGCCAGCCATATCCATATTCACGACAACCACGGGATGTCTGACGAGCATCTTGCACTGGGTGACGGAACTATCAGCTGGAGTAGTATCGGAAAGACGATTGCAGAAAACTATTCCGGGGTTGTTGTGATTGAAGGGCGATCTATAGAAGAAGCAAAAAAGAGTATAGCGGTATTCCGGAAGTGTTTTTCGTGA
- the rnz gene encoding ribonuclease Z codes for MSGETLHVYFLGTAGALPTPQRNPPCIMIRRGSDTLLFDCGEGAQQQMMRARCGFLVNAIFVSHWHADHFLGIFGLVQTMSFNGRTEPLTIYGPEWVQEFVTTLRHVGRFNLKFPIEAVELSHGSWVRFDGYTITAFAVSHGMPALGYSLEEDPRPGRFDREGAIALGVPPGPLFGRLQRGEIVTIGPEGQKREVKPEDVLGTPRPGRKIVYTGDTRAVHTTLGEIARNADLLIHDATYDETEAVRAAEFYHATASQAGEAATILSARTLVLVHISSRYIDSTAHISDAKKKFSGTVISPNDLDMIEVPFRD; via the coding sequence GTGAGCGGTGAGACCCTGCATGTATATTTCCTTGGCACCGCCGGTGCCCTGCCAACGCCACAACGTAATCCCCCCTGCATAATGATCCGCCGCGGATCCGACACCCTGCTCTTTGACTGCGGGGAAGGCGCCCAGCAGCAGATGATGAGGGCCCGTTGTGGTTTTTTAGTAAACGCGATCTTTGTCTCCCACTGGCACGCTGACCACTTTCTAGGGATATTTGGGCTGGTCCAGACGATGTCATTTAATGGGCGCACCGAACCCCTTACAATCTACGGGCCGGAATGGGTACAGGAATTCGTTACTACCCTGCGGCATGTTGGACGATTCAATTTAAAATTCCCGATTGAAGCAGTTGAGTTATCACATGGTTCTTGGGTGAGGTTTGACGGGTACACGATCACCGCATTTGCCGTAAGTCATGGTATGCCGGCACTGGGATATTCATTGGAAGAAGATCCCCGCCCGGGCAGGTTCGACCGCGAGGGGGCAATTGCTCTGGGGGTTCCCCCGGGTCCCTTATTTGGGCGGCTCCAGCGCGGGGAGATTGTTACCATTGGGCCTGAAGGGCAAAAGCGTGAAGTGAAACCCGAAGACGTTCTTGGAACCCCACGTCCCGGACGTAAGATTGTGTACACCGGAGATACCCGTGCAGTTCATACAACCTTGGGAGAGATTGCCCGGAATGCAGATCTGCTGATCCATGATGCCACCTACGATGAAACCGAAGCAGTCCGGGCAGCTGAATTTTATCATGCGACAGCATCACAGGCAGGAGAAGCCGCCACTATCCTTTCAGCCCGCACTCTCGTTCTCGTCCACATAAGTTCACGGTATATCGATTCAACGGCGCATATCAGCGATGCAAAGAAAAAATTCTCCGGGACGGTCATATCACCTAATGATCTCGATATGATTGAAGTACCATTCCGGGATTGA
- a CDS encoding OB-fold nucleic acid binding domain-containing protein, whose product MENNNSNDVLVYRLGTGCDLADVEAGNIYQGKVQGFATFGMFVQLNDRIKGLVHKSNVKAEHKERDSVLVKVREVRPNGNIDLEEVQYQVYQVQNVERKSTTVRIIDLPSKLGKTVAIEGEIAQIKQTSGPTIFTIVDETGTQNGAAFIEAGVRAYPEAELGDMVKLIGEVMMRNGQLQIEVDGLSILTDEEAAVVKVRIEKALDLRSEPENIPLLVQSDVMEKLRPEMKKVAKIIRKAVFTSQPIILRHHADADGICSAVAIEQAVVSLIRESGGDFDAEYFLFKRAPSKAPFYEIEDITRDLDFSLKDHVRFGQKMPLVILTDNGSTEEDEPSYKIASVYDIPFVVIDHHHPDTTIDKYLLAHVNPYHVGGDFGITAGMLGTEVARLINPKVEPLIRHLPAVAAVGDRSEAPERALYLALVRDNFPEQACKDIALALDYEQFWLRFNDGREIVKDILNLAGNTERHKKLLTLLIDGANTMIADQMSACMAHVDPRILKNDARLFLLDVEIHAHKFTFPPPGKTSGEVHDRLCQQNAGKPVVTIGFGPDFAVLRSRGVLMNIPKMVRELRVEIPGGGISGGGHLVVGSIKFVEGMRSVVIEALINKIADAQVQQ is encoded by the coding sequence ATGGAAAATAACAATTCAAACGATGTGCTCGTCTACCGGCTCGGCACCGGCTGTGATCTTGCCGATGTCGAAGCAGGAAATATCTACCAGGGAAAGGTGCAGGGTTTTGCAACTTTCGGTATGTTCGTACAGTTAAACGACCGGATAAAGGGACTTGTGCACAAGAGCAATGTCAAGGCAGAACACAAGGAGCGCGATTCAGTACTGGTCAAGGTCCGCGAGGTACGGCCAAACGGTAATATTGATCTCGAAGAGGTCCAGTACCAGGTTTACCAGGTTCAGAACGTTGAGCGCAAATCCACTACTGTAAGAATAATCGATCTTCCTTCAAAACTTGGAAAGACGGTTGCTATCGAAGGTGAGATCGCCCAGATCAAACAGACAAGCGGTCCTACCATATTTACCATTGTTGACGAAACGGGTACCCAGAACGGTGCCGCGTTCATCGAAGCCGGTGTACGGGCATACCCGGAAGCGGAACTGGGGGATATGGTCAAGCTCATCGGAGAAGTGATGATGAGAAATGGCCAGCTCCAGATTGAAGTGGACGGTCTGTCCATTCTCACTGATGAAGAAGCGGCTGTCGTTAAAGTAAGAATTGAAAAAGCTCTGGATCTCCGTTCAGAACCGGAGAATATCCCGCTCCTTGTTCAGAGTGACGTCATGGAGAAACTCCGTCCCGAGATGAAAAAGGTTGCAAAGATCATCAGGAAAGCAGTCTTCACTTCTCAGCCGATCATCCTTCGGCACCATGCGGATGCCGATGGCATCTGCTCAGCGGTTGCAATCGAGCAGGCGGTTGTTTCACTGATCCGCGAGAGTGGCGGTGATTTTGATGCAGAGTATTTCTTATTCAAGCGAGCGCCTTCAAAAGCACCGTTTTACGAGATTGAGGATATCACGCGGGACCTCGATTTCTCATTAAAAGATCATGTCCGTTTCGGCCAGAAGATGCCCCTTGTGATCCTCACCGATAATGGGTCGACCGAAGAAGACGAACCTTCGTATAAGATCGCCAGTGTCTACGATATCCCGTTTGTCGTCATAGATCATCACCACCCGGATACTACCATTGACAAGTATCTTCTCGCTCATGTCAACCCTTATCATGTCGGGGGAGATTTTGGGATCACTGCCGGGATGCTCGGAACAGAAGTCGCACGTTTGATCAACCCCAAAGTCGAACCGCTAATTCGCCATCTCCCGGCAGTCGCAGCGGTCGGGGACCGGAGCGAGGCACCCGAACGGGCATTATATCTTGCACTTGTGCGTGATAATTTCCCAGAACAGGCCTGCAAGGATATTGCCCTCGCGCTCGATTACGAGCAGTTCTGGCTCCGGTTTAATGACGGCAGGGAGATTGTAAAGGATATCTTAAACCTTGCTGGAAATACCGAGCGCCATAAAAAACTCCTTACCCTCCTTATCGATGGGGCAAATACGATGATTGCAGACCAGATGAGCGCCTGCATGGCTCACGTGGATCCCCGTATCCTGAAAAATGATGCACGTCTCTTCCTTCTCGATGTGGAGATCCATGCCCACAAGTTCACCTTTCCCCCGCCGGGAAAAACCTCCGGTGAGGTACATGATCGTCTCTGCCAGCAGAATGCAGGTAAACCCGTTGTTACTATCGGGTTTGGGCCGGATTTTGCTGTGCTTCGATCCCGTGGCGTCCTGATGAATATCCCCAAAATGGTCAGGGAATTACGTGTCGAGATCCCGGGCGGCGGAATCAGCGGTGGCGGACACTTGGTAGTGGGCAGTATAAAATTTGTTGAAGGTATGCGCTCTGTAGTAATCGAAGCATTGATCAACAAAATTGCTGATGCACAGGTTCAACAATAA
- a CDS encoding DUF3536 domain-containing protein, translating into MSRFVCIHGHFYQPPRENPWLEEVETEDSAYPYHDWNERITAECYAPNAASRILDSNRKIIDIVNNYAKISFNFGPTLLTWLEQNNKELYLSILEADKESIKRFSGHGSAIAQVYNHIIMPLANYRDKHTQVIWGIKDFKFRFKRKPEGMWLPETAVDLETLEILAEQGIKFTILSPKQANRVKPVDDTQWTDVSRGGIDSSMPYLCRLPSGESIVIFFYDEGISQEIAFSNLLENGEVFANRMMRFFSQHQKQSGLLNIASDGETYGHHHRFGDMALAYALYLIESKNLAQITIYGEYLSKNPPTHLVEIIENTSWSCTHGIERWRDDCGCCTPGSIVQMTASNPFIHSTAKDEPIAVKSCALLSRQKWRSPLREAMDWLRQTLVTLFEDRMSLFVTDPWQARDDYIDVILNRSPKNIELFFSEHATRTLLNKEKVEVLKLLEIQRNGMLMYTSCGWFFDDISGIESVQVLRYACRAMQLVREVAGIDPEPDFIYILKNAPSNVPEYKDGAQVYRNFVQTSVVDLSRVGFHYALTSLIVDSPEKIRIKNYTLKNVTYNKKETGELKLAIGKVFLYSDITWEENTLMFAVLHLGNHNFMGGATEFPDEKTFFSMRDELLEGFSKSDIPRMILCLEDHYGIRFYSLWDLFRDGQRKVLYAILDSTLADMESAFRHIYNQFFPLLHAMKEMQIPPPKVLENPVWYIINLDLKKVLSDSNLDTQRLAVLVDEMTKGKFEPDTPSLNFTASIALTNLMQRLYENPDDLILMEKIAIVFRLLSPLSLKYNLWECQNDYFHIGRKKAAAMQALSGSGDIYAKQWMRLFEELGGYLGVKFS; encoded by the coding sequence ATGAGTCGTTTTGTCTGTATTCATGGCCATTTTTACCAGCCTCCCCGTGAAAACCCCTGGCTTGAGGAAGTTGAGACAGAGGATTCTGCATATCCCTATCATGACTGGAATGAACGCATCACCGCTGAATGCTATGCCCCCAATGCTGCGTCCCGAATTCTTGACTCGAACCGGAAGATTATCGACATTGTCAATAACTATGCAAAGATTAGTTTTAATTTTGGCCCTACCCTGCTTACCTGGTTAGAGCAGAACAACAAGGAACTGTATCTGTCAATCCTAGAAGCGGACAAAGAAAGTATTAAACGGTTTTCCGGTCATGGCTCTGCCATTGCACAGGTCTACAATCATATTATTATGCCCCTTGCAAACTACAGGGACAAACATACCCAGGTAATCTGGGGGATTAAAGATTTCAAATTCCGGTTCAAACGAAAACCTGAAGGAATGTGGCTGCCCGAGACGGCAGTTGACTTGGAAACTTTGGAAATTCTTGCAGAACAGGGAATCAAGTTTACCATTCTCTCTCCTAAACAGGCCAACCGGGTAAAACCGGTCGATGATACACAATGGACTGATGTGAGCCGGGGGGGCATTGACAGTTCCATGCCGTATCTCTGCCGGTTACCATCCGGTGAATCGATTGTCATCTTTTTCTATGATGAGGGCATTTCACAGGAAATTGCGTTTTCCAATCTTTTGGAAAATGGTGAAGTGTTTGCCAACAGGATGATGCGGTTTTTTTCCCAGCACCAAAAACAGTCCGGGCTGTTAAATATTGCATCTGATGGGGAGACTTATGGGCATCACCATCGGTTTGGGGATATGGCGCTTGCATATGCCCTCTATCTCATTGAATCAAAAAATCTTGCGCAGATAACCATCTATGGAGAATACCTGAGTAAAAATCCGCCAACCCATCTGGTAGAAATAATTGAAAATACATCCTGGAGCTGCACTCACGGTATCGAACGCTGGAGAGATGACTGTGGGTGCTGTACCCCGGGTTCAATTGTCCAGATGACTGCATCTAATCCGTTTATCCATTCTACTGCAAAGGATGAACCAATCGCGGTTAAAAGTTGTGCACTTCTATCACGACAGAAATGGCGTTCCCCGCTTCGGGAAGCCATGGACTGGCTTCGTCAGACACTGGTGACACTCTTTGAAGACAGAATGAGCTTGTTTGTAACAGATCCCTGGCAGGCACGGGATGATTATATTGATGTCATCCTGAACCGTTCTCCCAAAAATATTGAATTGTTCTTTTCAGAACATGCGACCCGTACACTTTTAAACAAAGAAAAGGTCGAGGTACTCAAACTGCTTGAGATCCAGAGAAATGGTATGCTCATGTATACCAGTTGCGGGTGGTTTTTTGATGATATTTCCGGGATAGAATCAGTCCAGGTACTGCGTTATGCCTGCCGTGCAATGCAGCTTGTACGGGAGGTCGCGGGTATTGATCCTGAACCGGATTTTATCTATATATTGAAAAATGCCCCCAGTAATGTACCGGAATATAAGGACGGAGCGCAAGTGTATCGTAATTTCGTCCAGACCTCTGTTGTTGATCTTTCAAGGGTAGGTTTTCACTATGCATTGACATCGTTGATTGTCGATTCCCCGGAAAAGATACGGATAAAAAATTATACTCTGAAGAACGTGACGTACAATAAGAAAGAAACCGGAGAACTTAAACTTGCCATTGGGAAGGTCTTTTTATATTCCGATATTACCTGGGAAGAAAATACCCTGATGTTTGCCGTTCTTCATCTAGGAAACCATAATTTCATGGGTGGGGCAACAGAATTTCCCGATGAAAAGACATTTTTTTCTATGCGGGATGAATTACTGGAAGGTTTTTCCAAAAGTGATATCCCAAGGATGATTCTCTGCCTTGAAGACCACTACGGCATTCGTTTTTATTCACTCTGGGATCTGTTCCGTGATGGGCAGAGGAAGGTATTGTACGCAATTCTTGACTCAACTCTTGCAGATATGGAATCTGCATTCCGGCACATCTACAACCAGTTTTTCCCGCTTCTCCATGCCATGAAAGAGATGCAGATACCCCCGCCAAAAGTGCTTGAGAATCCTGTCTGGTATATTATCAATCTTGATCTCAAGAAAGTTCTTTCCGATTCTAATCTCGACACACAACGACTTGCAGTCCTCGTTGATGAAATGACCAAGGGAAAATTTGAGCCGGATACTCCAAGCCTCAATTTTACTGCAAGCATTGCATTAACTAACCTCATGCAGCGTCTTTATGAGAACCCGGACGATCTCATTCTTATGGAAAAGATCGCAATCGTTTTCAGGCTGTTGTCCCCACTTTCATTGAAATATAATCTTTGGGAATGCCAGAATGACTATTTCCATATTGGTCGAAAAAAAGCAGCAGCTATGCAGGCACTTTCTGGATCGGGGGATATTTATGCAAAGCAATGGATGCGACTGTTTGAGGAGCTGGGAGGGTACCTGGGAGTGAAATTCTCATGA
- the malQ gene encoding 4-alpha-glucanotransferase, giving the protein MKRRGSGILLHITSLFSEYGIGDLGPSAYQFVDFLADAQQSYWQILPLNPTRQEYDNSPYHSTSAFAFNTLLISPDCIARDGFFNKNEIAAIPEFPCGTVDFNAAIRFKEGILSLAYDRFTMEKTELIVYNEFCRKNSWWLEDFALFTSLHWHYKGSCWSSWPEEIKYRDPSALDAMRLSLKKMIDKEKFLQYIFYKQWQALKKYSKKKGVCLIGDIPIYVNYHSADVWAHPALFRLDDNLLPIVVAGVPPDYFSKTGQLWKNPLYCWEEHEKEGFSWWIRRVEHNLSLFDYTRIDHFRGFVAYWEVAAGETNAINGKWIPAPGEKLLTLMKKRFTDLPIIAEDLGIITPDVSELIARFNLPGMRVLLFAFTDDPSKSPHAPHNLKRNCIFYTGTHDNATTRGWLESDATPEERMRLLKYMGRKLPAEQLPSEFIRLAMMSVADTVIFPLQDVLCLGNKSRMNRPGTDEGNWRWQMEKNQITPPVTQNLAEMTRIFGRS; this is encoded by the coding sequence GTGAAACGGAGAGGAAGCGGAATCCTTTTACACATTACTTCTCTCTTTTCAGAATATGGCATCGGCGATCTCGGCCCCTCTGCCTACCAGTTTGTGGATTTCCTTGCAGATGCACAACAGAGTTACTGGCAGATACTCCCCTTAAACCCTACCCGTCAGGAATATGATAATTCCCCGTATCACAGTACATCCGCCTTTGCATTCAATACCCTGCTCATAAGCCCCGATTGTATAGCCAGAGACGGTTTTTTTAATAAAAATGAGATTGCTGCAATTCCGGAATTTCCCTGTGGCACAGTAGATTTTAATGCTGCGATTCGGTTTAAAGAAGGTATTTTATCACTTGCTTATGATCGGTTCACGATGGAAAAAACCGAACTTATTGTGTATAACGAGTTCTGCAGGAAAAATTCCTGGTGGCTTGAGGATTTTGCACTTTTTACATCGTTACATTGGCATTATAAGGGGAGCTGCTGGAGCAGTTGGCCGGAGGAGATAAAATATCGCGATCCCTCGGCACTGGATGCGATGCGCCTGTCTCTTAAAAAAATGATTGATAAGGAAAAATTTCTCCAGTATATTTTTTATAAACAGTGGCAGGCGCTGAAGAAATACTCCAAAAAAAAAGGTGTCTGCCTGATCGGGGATATTCCGATTTATGTTAATTATCACAGCGCTGATGTATGGGCACACCCGGCATTGTTCCGGCTCGATGACAACCTTTTGCCAATCGTTGTGGCGGGAGTCCCCCCGGATTATTTCAGTAAAACCGGACAACTCTGGAAAAATCCGCTCTATTGCTGGGAAGAACATGAAAAAGAGGGTTTTTCCTGGTGGATACGCCGTGTTGAGCACAATCTCTCCTTATTTGACTATACAAGAATTGATCACTTCCGGGGTTTTGTTGCATACTGGGAAGTGGCAGCCGGAGAAACTAATGCAATAAACGGGAAATGGATCCCGGCACCGGGTGAAAAATTATTAACTCTGATGAAAAAACGTTTTACCGATCTACCCATCATCGCAGAAGATCTCGGGATTATTACCCCAGATGTCTCTGAACTTATTGCCAGATTTAATCTTCCGGGCATGCGGGTGCTTCTCTTTGCTTTTACTGATGATCCATCCAAAAGTCCGCATGCCCCGCATAACCTGAAACGAAATTGTATCTTTTATACCGGCACCCATGACAACGCTACAACCCGGGGATGGCTCGAATCTGATGCTACACCGGAAGAGAGAATGAGACTCTTAAAGTATATGGGACGGAAACTACCTGCAGAACAATTACCCTCAGAATTTATCCGGCTTGCCATGATGTCAGTTGCAGATACGGTAATCTTTCCCCTGCAGGATGTTCTCTGCTTGGGAAACAAATCCCGGATGAACCGTCCGGGAACCGATGAGGGCAACTGGAGATGGCAGATGGAAAAAAACCAGATTACTCCCCCCGTGACCCAAAATCTTGCCGAAATGACGCGGATTTTTGGGAGATCCTGA